The Salvelinus fontinalis isolate EN_2023a unplaced genomic scaffold, ASM2944872v1 scaffold_0008, whole genome shotgun sequence genome includes a window with the following:
- the LOC129842034 gene encoding clarin-2-like, with protein sequence MCPVFPSLVQTLNTGLHVTVIVFLLVALGFTLLSLSFSIYNARKVPYQSIKGTPGLYIWNTIAGVFGSLAVLCFLAAVRHHRLTERVSNYQETLFQFSVLDERLDWSFWLGVASVATHGVVCVVVAMSRIKLPKPQSKKQSEQPTVTAEVLMY encoded by the exons atgtgtccagtcTTCCCTTCTCTGGTCCAGACCCTGAACACAGGTCTCCATGTGACGGTGATAGTCTTCCTGTTGGTGGCCTTGGGGTTCACTCTGCTCAGCCTCTCGTTCTCTATCTACAACGCACGCAAG GTTCCCTACCAGAGCATTAAAGGCACCCCTGGACTCTACATCTGGAACACCatagcag gggtGTTTGGGTCGTTAGCTGTCCTGTGTTTCTTAGCAGCCGTCAGACATCACCGGTTAACGGAACGTGTCTCTAACTACCAGGAGACTCTTTTCCAATTCTCCGTTCTGGATGAGCGACTGGATTGGTCCTTCTGGCTGGGCGTGGCCAGCGTCGCTACGcacggtgtggtgtgtgttgtcgTGGCAATGAGCCGGATCAAACTGCCCAAACCACAGAGCAAGAAACAGTCCGAGCAGCCAACCGTCACCGCTGAAGTCCTCatgtactga